One part of the Halobacteria archaeon AArc-dxtr1 genome encodes these proteins:
- a CDS encoding MBL fold metallo-hydrolase codes for MKVTFLGTGSALPTADRVQTGILLEDDDRTLLVDCGSGVLHRLQQSGVGYEGVSTVLLTHHHLDHVADLLPLMKARWLAGEEHLEIVGPQGTKGLVDGLLSVHDYMAGRLDLQVREVVPGEFSVAGFEVAAYETRHSLPCLAYRFGDRFVYSGDSEAFGGLANFADGAAVVAHDCSFPDDVDVSNHPTPESLGTELAGKDIETVYLTHLYPHTDGRHEEMLASIERHYDGEVRFATDGQTVRVD; via the coding sequence ATGAAGGTGACCTTCCTCGGAACGGGCAGCGCGCTGCCGACCGCGGACCGCGTGCAGACGGGGATCCTGCTTGAGGACGACGATCGGACGCTCCTGGTCGACTGCGGGTCGGGCGTCCTCCACCGCCTCCAGCAGTCCGGCGTGGGCTACGAGGGCGTCTCGACGGTGCTGCTGACCCACCACCACCTGGATCACGTCGCCGATCTGCTCCCGCTGATGAAAGCTCGCTGGCTCGCCGGCGAGGAGCACCTCGAGATCGTCGGCCCACAGGGAACGAAGGGGCTGGTCGACGGGCTGCTCTCGGTTCACGACTACATGGCGGGACGCCTGGATCTGCAGGTTCGGGAAGTCGTCCCCGGCGAGTTCTCGGTCGCGGGCTTCGAGGTCGCGGCCTACGAAACGCGCCACTCCCTGCCGTGTCTGGCCTATCGATTTGGCGACCGGTTCGTCTACAGCGGCGACAGCGAGGCGTTCGGCGGGCTCGCGAACTTCGCTGACGGAGCGGCCGTGGTGGCTCACGACTGCTCGTTTCCCGACGACGTCGACGTGTCGAACCACCCGACGCCCGAATCACTGGGCACGGAACTCGCCGGCAAAGATATCGAGACGGTCTATCTAACCCACCTCTACCCACACACCGACGGCCGCCACGAGGAGATGCTCGCGTCGATCGAGCGCCACTACGACGGGGAGGTTCGATTCGCAACCGATGGACAGACGGTTCGGGTCGACTGA
- a CDS encoding MMPL family transporter has product MSRVQRTAEAVTANARVVAVALLLLTALVGAGLTMIETDASLDQFQDDSPETQAQEYVDELFVDDESENTTAAQVVVTGDNVMTKASLIESLEFQQEIRANESINATLVEDDPIVGIENVLAMSAITEEEIDEIEDQADELEERSDAVNETRDRAEEGLNESRELQRAFEEEMLEAGLEEGDEEYEQRAEELEADVEEVFESVTDDEVFDDAQRNSYEQSMNTVRTYEAQLVEYEEEYGESYEEEARYRQTLSEMDDIYGWATTTIFGVDFNRIGSEAHELEQRIEELEEGDQRPIDEQIAALEALDDEEFEELIVDTIDGEGPRANEMLGFLPSSYELGSTDADARMTVLLQETEDAGGVEIGVTDERVIQSQLELRELAAAYEGDTDEEAAAGGETATGHEYIVFGGGIIESEIDQSMADTLWIVGPFTLLFVVGALAVAYRDPIDIVLGTSGIIAVLVWTFGLVGWIGIPFNLLFAAIPVLLVGLSVDYALHVFMRHRERRLEGGAGPDGVRRAMAIALAGVGAALVWITATTAMAFIANAVSPLGVLREFGIVGAIGIVSALIVFGGLIPALKVEIDSALEARGYSRRKRAFGTGGGRFSRILSTGAVAARRAPLVVLLAVLLLTAGGVYGATQVDTTFEEEDFMPQSQPAWTGYLPGPMAPADYQAADDLDVINEHFHRLDSNAELLIQGSVSDDDAVERIADAKAAAAESDVVYTLPNGEADIVGPLSVMEQVAESDDSFNETYLDADTTDDGVPNQDVEEVYDQLFRADQEAASEVIHRTEDGEYVALRLTVAIEGDAAYAETAQEMRAIADLLDDGGEFVPAEAYMVTDEEEDETAGAGGGDTTNGGESAAMNGDDDSSAATGAWSATATGSPITNHIVEVDLFETVIETLIVAFVGAFVFLTVAYRVAGKSAALGAITLLPIALSVSWILGTMYLLDIPFNVLTVTVAALTIGLGVDYSIHITSRYTLELDRQGNVWDALHTTVTGTGGALLGSVATTMAAFATLGLGILPVFRQFGIVTGLTVGYAFLASVLVLPTLLVLWTRYVGSADISWSDTEGPQALAGADAVDQEVTSESVRGEPATDSSNGDTD; this is encoded by the coding sequence GTGAGTCGGGTTCAACGGACCGCGGAGGCGGTGACCGCTAACGCACGAGTCGTCGCCGTCGCCTTGCTGCTGCTGACCGCCCTCGTCGGCGCCGGGCTGACGATGATCGAAACCGACGCCTCGCTCGATCAGTTCCAGGACGACTCTCCCGAGACCCAGGCCCAGGAGTACGTTGACGAGCTCTTCGTCGACGACGAGTCGGAGAACACGACCGCAGCACAGGTCGTCGTGACTGGGGACAACGTCATGACGAAGGCGTCGCTGATCGAGTCCCTCGAGTTCCAACAGGAGATTCGCGCCAACGAGTCGATCAACGCGACGCTCGTCGAGGACGATCCGATCGTCGGTATCGAGAACGTACTCGCGATGTCGGCGATCACAGAGGAGGAAATCGACGAGATCGAGGATCAGGCCGACGAACTCGAGGAGCGTTCAGACGCAGTAAACGAGACGAGAGACCGGGCCGAAGAGGGACTCAACGAGAGCCGAGAACTACAGCGAGCGTTCGAAGAAGAGATGCTGGAGGCGGGACTCGAGGAGGGTGACGAGGAGTACGAGCAGCGAGCCGAGGAGCTCGAAGCGGACGTCGAGGAGGTGTTCGAGTCGGTCACCGACGACGAGGTGTTCGACGACGCCCAGCGCAACTCCTACGAGCAGTCGATGAACACCGTCCGGACGTACGAGGCCCAGCTCGTCGAGTACGAAGAAGAGTACGGAGAAAGCTACGAGGAAGAGGCCCGATACAGACAGACACTCTCCGAGATGGACGACATTTACGGCTGGGCGACGACCACGATTTTCGGGGTCGACTTCAACCGGATCGGAAGCGAGGCCCACGAGCTCGAACAGCGAATCGAGGAGTTAGAGGAGGGCGATCAGCGCCCGATAGACGAGCAAATCGCGGCGCTCGAGGCACTCGACGACGAGGAGTTCGAGGAGCTGATCGTCGATACCATCGACGGCGAGGGGCCGAGAGCCAACGAGATGCTCGGATTCCTTCCGTCGTCGTACGAACTCGGGTCGACCGACGCCGACGCGCGGATGACGGTGCTCCTCCAGGAGACCGAGGACGCCGGCGGCGTCGAGATCGGGGTGACAGACGAGCGAGTGATCCAGAGCCAACTCGAGTTGCGAGAACTCGCCGCTGCCTACGAAGGTGACACCGACGAAGAGGCGGCTGCAGGCGGTGAAACCGCTACTGGACACGAGTACATCGTCTTCGGGGGCGGGATTATCGAGTCCGAAATCGACCAGTCGATGGCGGACACCCTCTGGATCGTCGGTCCGTTCACGCTGCTGTTCGTCGTCGGCGCGCTCGCGGTCGCCTACCGGGACCCGATCGACATCGTCCTCGGTACCAGCGGGATCATCGCAGTGCTCGTCTGGACGTTCGGGCTGGTCGGCTGGATCGGCATTCCGTTTAATCTCCTGTTTGCAGCCATTCCGGTCTTACTGGTCGGGCTCTCGGTCGACTACGCACTACACGTCTTCATGCGCCACCGCGAACGCCGACTGGAGGGTGGAGCGGGGCCGGATGGCGTCCGGCGCGCGATGGCCATCGCGCTGGCGGGCGTCGGCGCCGCGCTCGTCTGGATCACCGCCACGACCGCGATGGCGTTTATCGCGAACGCGGTCAGTCCGCTGGGCGTGCTTCGGGAGTTCGGGATCGTCGGCGCTATCGGGATTGTCTCGGCACTGATCGTCTTCGGCGGGCTGATCCCGGCGCTGAAAGTCGAGATCGACTCGGCGCTGGAAGCGCGGGGCTACAGCCGCAGGAAGCGGGCCTTTGGCACCGGTGGCGGCCGATTCAGCCGCATCCTCTCGACGGGGGCGGTCGCAGCGCGACGGGCGCCGCTCGTCGTCCTGCTCGCGGTCTTGTTGCTGACCGCCGGCGGCGTCTACGGCGCCACGCAGGTCGACACTACCTTCGAGGAGGAGGACTTCATGCCCCAGAGCCAGCCCGCGTGGACAGGGTATCTGCCGGGGCCGATGGCGCCAGCCGACTACCAGGCGGCCGACGATCTCGACGTGATCAACGAGCACTTCCACCGGCTGGATTCGAACGCCGAGCTACTGATACAAGGGTCCGTCAGCGACGATGACGCCGTAGAGCGGATCGCCGACGCAAAAGCAGCGGCAGCAGAGAGCGACGTGGTCTACACCCTGCCTAACGGGGAGGCCGACATCGTGGGACCACTCTCGGTGATGGAACAGGTCGCAGAGAGCGATGACTCGTTCAACGAGACGTACCTCGACGCGGATACGACAGACGACGGCGTCCCAAATCAGGACGTCGAGGAGGTGTACGATCAGCTGTTTAGAGCGGATCAGGAAGCCGCAAGCGAGGTCATCCACCGAACCGAGGACGGCGAATACGTGGCGCTGCGCCTGACCGTCGCGATCGAGGGCGACGCCGCCTACGCCGAGACAGCCCAGGAGATGCGAGCGATCGCGGACCTGCTCGACGACGGCGGGGAGTTCGTCCCGGCCGAGGCGTATATGGTGACAGACGAGGAGGAGGACGAAACAGCGGGCGCCGGCGGCGGTGACACGACGAACGGCGGCGAGTCAGCCGCGATGAACGGGGACGATGACTCGAGCGCCGCGACCGGTGCCTGGAGCGCGACCGCGACAGGGAGCCCGATCACGAACCACATCGTCGAGGTCGATCTCTTCGAGACGGTTATCGAGACGCTGATCGTCGCGTTCGTCGGCGCGTTCGTCTTCCTGACGGTCGCCTACCGAGTGGCGGGCAAGAGCGCGGCGCTCGGTGCGATCACCCTCCTGCCGATCGCACTCTCGGTGAGCTGGATTCTGGGGACGATGTACCTCCTCGACATTCCATTTAACGTATTGACAGTAACGGTCGCGGCCCTGACGATCGGACTGGGAGTCGACTACAGCATCCACATCACCTCGCGGTACACGCTGGAACTCGACCGCCAGGGCAACGTCTGGGACGCGTTACACACCACGGTGACTGGCACTGGCGGCGCGCTGCTGGGCAGTGTGGCTACCACGATGGCCGCGTTCGCCACCCTGGGGCTCGGAATCCTGCCCGTCTTCCGGCAGTTCGGTATCGTCACCGGGCTAACCGTCGGCTACGCGTTCCTCGCAAGCGTCCTCGTCCTGCCGACGCTGCT